A genomic region of Christiangramia sp. OXR-203 contains the following coding sequences:
- the glgB gene encoding 1,4-alpha-glucan branching protein GlgB: MKQEVQVYSLFTEFDISLFRSGKHYRLYEKFGAHLITHEGQEGVYFSVWAPSAKSVSVIGDFNYWNIDDHPLNVRWDESGIWEGFIPGAKKGDKYKFRIISNNNGEILEKADPYALRCEHPPNTASIVWDLDYKWNDKKFMSRREEVNALDKPYSVYEVHLGSWRKNTLENRSLTYLEMADELVSYVKEMEFTHVEFMPIMEFPYDPSWGYQLTGYFAPTSRFGDPQEFMQLLDAFHKAGIGVILDWVPSHFPEDKHGLGRFDGSHLYEHPDPRKGYHQDWKSLIFNYGRNEVRSFLISNAVFWLDKYHIDGLRVDAVASMLYLDYSREDGEWEPNAEGGRENLDAISFIKDLNTEVYSSFQGVQTIAEESTSFPKVSRPVSHGGLGFGMKWMMGWMHDTLEYFKKDPIHRRYHQNDITFSMTYTFSENFVLPLSHDEVVYGKKSLLSRMPADDWQRFANLRLMYSYMYTHPGAKLLFMGAELGQYAEWNYNSSLDWHLLEQDSHHGIKKALTDLNILYKKQPALYDNQFSEEGFEWISFDDNQNSVISYLRKGTSEKEILAVVCNFTPTVLKEYTIGLPKNGRLKEIFNSDAAKYGGSGVTNNAIKIDKEAFHGKEYSAKITIPPLATVVFKLA, from the coding sequence ATGAAACAGGAAGTACAGGTTTACTCATTATTTACAGAATTTGACATTTCACTTTTTAGATCGGGTAAACATTACAGACTGTACGAAAAGTTCGGCGCTCATTTAATAACACATGAAGGACAGGAAGGAGTTTACTTTTCTGTCTGGGCTCCCTCAGCAAAGTCGGTTTCTGTAATTGGAGATTTTAATTACTGGAATATTGATGACCATCCTTTAAATGTACGCTGGGATGAAAGTGGCATCTGGGAAGGTTTTATTCCGGGTGCTAAGAAAGGAGATAAATATAAATTCAGAATAATATCAAATAACAACGGAGAAATTCTTGAAAAGGCTGATCCTTACGCTTTAAGATGTGAACATCCACCAAATACGGCTTCTATTGTCTGGGATCTGGATTACAAATGGAATGACAAGAAGTTCATGTCTCGTCGTGAAGAGGTAAATGCACTGGATAAGCCTTATTCTGTTTATGAAGTTCATCTTGGCTCCTGGAGAAAGAACACCCTTGAAAACCGTTCTCTTACTTACCTTGAAATGGCAGATGAATTGGTAAGTTATGTAAAGGAAATGGAGTTTACGCATGTAGAATTCATGCCAATAATGGAATTCCCTTATGACCCGAGCTGGGGTTATCAATTAACCGGATACTTTGCCCCTACCTCCAGGTTTGGCGATCCCCAGGAATTCATGCAACTGCTGGATGCCTTTCACAAAGCTGGAATTGGAGTCATTCTGGATTGGGTACCATCCCATTTCCCTGAAGACAAACATGGTCTAGGAAGATTTGATGGTTCACATCTATACGAACACCCAGATCCCCGCAAAGGTTATCACCAGGACTGGAAAAGTCTAATTTTTAATTATGGCAGAAATGAAGTTCGGTCCTTTTTGATAAGCAACGCAGTTTTCTGGCTGGATAAATATCATATTGACGGGCTTCGAGTAGACGCCGTAGCTAGTATGTTATACCTCGATTACTCAAGAGAAGATGGTGAGTGGGAACCTAATGCTGAAGGCGGAAGAGAAAACCTTGATGCCATTAGCTTTATAAAAGATCTCAATACTGAAGTATATAGCAGCTTCCAGGGAGTACAAACAATTGCTGAAGAATCCACCTCATTTCCGAAAGTTTCCAGACCGGTAAGTCATGGAGGTTTAGGTTTTGGAATGAAATGGATGATGGGCTGGATGCACGATACACTGGAATATTTTAAAAAGGATCCTATTCATCGCAGGTATCACCAAAATGATATCACTTTTAGTATGACCTATACATTTAGTGAGAACTTTGTATTGCCTTTAAGTCACGATGAAGTTGTCTACGGGAAAAAATCATTACTTAGCAGAATGCCGGCTGACGACTGGCAGCGATTTGCAAATTTGAGATTGATGTATAGTTATATGTATACCCATCCCGGAGCGAAACTTTTATTCATGGGAGCTGAGCTAGGACAGTATGCAGAATGGAACTACAATAGTAGCCTGGACTGGCACTTGCTGGAGCAGGATTCTCATCATGGTATCAAGAAAGCACTTACCGACCTCAACATACTTTATAAAAAACAACCTGCATTATATGATAATCAGTTCAGTGAAGAAGGATTTGAATGGATCTCATTTGATGACAATCAGAATTCGGTAATCAGTTATCTGAGAAAGGGAACTTCAGAAAAAGAAATTCTGGCCGTTGTCTGTAATTTTACTCCCACTGTTTTGAAAGAATATACTATTGGTCTTCCGAAGAATGGAAGGCTAAAAGAAATATTCAATTCAGATGCTGCGAAATACGGCGGATCTGGAGTGACGAATAATGCTATTAAGATCGATAAAGAAGCTTTCCACGGGAAAGAATATTCAGCAAAAATTACTATTCCTCCACTCGCAACAGTGGTCTTCAAACTAGCATAA
- a CDS encoding diheme cytochrome c-553 codes for MKIPKKISPTLFKFIITGFLALNIVLISCQDSKEYAEVPVEELSLQDSISHGEYLVNTIGCHDCHSPKRMTERGPEIIPELALSGYQSGDSLPPFSSEAIKNGWIQMSGDLTVAIGPWGISYASNLTSSDTGLGNWSMKRFKTAIREGKLKGDSGGRMILPPMPWQNYRELTDKDLESIFRYLKSTKPVENAVPTPVAPNKLDSLQNT; via the coding sequence ATGAAAATTCCTAAAAAAATCTCACCGACCTTATTCAAGTTTATAATTACTGGCTTCTTAGCTTTAAATATTGTACTTATATCCTGCCAGGATAGTAAGGAATACGCTGAAGTTCCAGTTGAAGAACTTAGTCTTCAGGACAGTATTTCGCACGGGGAATACCTCGTAAACACCATAGGTTGCCATGATTGCCATTCTCCAAAACGAATGACAGAAAGAGGTCCAGAGATTATACCAGAGCTGGCACTCTCAGGTTACCAGTCAGGAGATAGTCTTCCTCCGTTTTCTTCAGAAGCGATAAAAAATGGATGGATACAAATGAGCGGCGATCTTACCGTTGCCATAGGTCCATGGGGAATTAGTTATGCTTCAAATCTTACCTCGAGTGACACGGGACTCGGTAACTGGAGCATGAAAAGGTTTAAAACTGCCATAAGAGAAGGGAAACTCAAAGGAGATTCCGGCGGCAGGATGATCCTACCTCCAATGCCATGGCAAAATTATCGCGAGCTGACCGATAAAGATCTAGAGTCGATTTTTCGTTATTTGAAGTCCACAAAGCCAGTTGAAAATGCCGTGCCCACTCCGGTGGCACCTAATAAATTAGATAGCCTCCAGAATACCTGA
- a CDS encoding RNA methyltransferase, whose protein sequence is MTTNNLEQGFFGIGIQNGKTPENLGVLWRSAQNMGASFIFTIGNRYAKQACDTHKAVGAMPYFHYETFEEFYKHLPKGAMLVGVELAESAVHLETFKHPRRCVYLLGAEDHGLSNEAIEKSHHLVKFSSTLSLNVSVAGSIVMYDRGMKSEFST, encoded by the coding sequence ATGACAACAAACAACCTCGAACAGGGATTTTTTGGAATTGGAATTCAAAATGGTAAAACGCCTGAAAATCTTGGAGTTTTATGGCGTTCAGCTCAAAATATGGGAGCGAGTTTTATTTTCACCATAGGAAACAGGTATGCGAAACAGGCTTGTGATACTCATAAAGCGGTAGGTGCAATGCCTTATTTTCATTATGAAACTTTCGAGGAATTCTATAAGCATTTACCAAAGGGTGCAATGCTTGTAGGCGTGGAACTTGCTGAAAGCGCAGTTCATCTGGAAACTTTCAAACATCCAAGACGCTGCGTCTATCTGCTTGGGGCTGAGGATCATGGTCTCTCCAATGAAGCGATCGAAAAATCACATCATCTGGTAAAGTTTAGTTCTACTTTAAGTTTGAATGTTTCGGTAGCCGGAAGTATTGTAATGTATGACCGCGGAATGAAATCTGAATTTTCTACCTAA
- a CDS encoding TonB-dependent receptor, protein MAELSEDEFQNILSVENKCTRLNLNENIYGTFAEIGAGQETVRHFFRARNPKGTIAKTLSAYDKDFSDAIYGLDPQNRYVTEARLKGMIDYEATLIEKRLSRKKYPDKLFFSYANTVATIDWAKKYKGHGWLGIKFQREPKQEYSEIILHVQFHENNASQQQISLGIMGVNLIYAAFYQSNDPKVLIKKLYDHLSTDKIEIDSINFRGPVFKDVDNRLMSLELVKDGITDAVMFSKDGNNILPANALYKKNILTLRGSFRPVTNLNLNMYMTSRKLFLEQEEVDPENTVTIFEMTLNNLKAEGEINEKDFLDRADLLCASGQTVMISNFQEYYKVVEYFAQHTKKELGLAMGADNLVDIFNEKYYRHLSGGILEAFGKLFFKSLKVYLYPMLDEKTGEIIDSSNLKVHPRMRELYNFFIDNNKVIDITEYDRDSLEIHPRKVYEMIREGNPQWEEMVPGLTAKMIKEKNLFSKERASENEA, encoded by the coding sequence ATGGCCGAATTAAGCGAGGATGAATTCCAAAATATACTTTCCGTAGAGAATAAGTGCACACGCCTGAATCTCAACGAAAACATCTATGGAACTTTCGCTGAAATTGGAGCGGGACAGGAAACTGTTCGTCATTTTTTTAGAGCAAGAAACCCTAAAGGTACAATTGCAAAAACGCTTAGTGCCTACGATAAGGATTTTAGTGACGCGATCTACGGACTCGATCCTCAAAACCGATATGTTACCGAGGCACGATTAAAAGGCATGATCGATTATGAAGCAACTTTGATCGAAAAGCGGCTTTCCAGAAAAAAATATCCAGATAAATTATTTTTCAGCTATGCTAATACGGTAGCTACTATAGACTGGGCAAAGAAATACAAAGGTCACGGGTGGCTGGGAATAAAATTTCAGCGAGAACCAAAGCAGGAATATAGCGAGATTATACTTCATGTTCAGTTTCATGAAAATAATGCTTCCCAACAGCAAATTAGCCTGGGAATCATGGGTGTAAACCTTATTTATGCTGCATTTTACCAGAGTAATGATCCTAAGGTGCTTATCAAAAAACTATATGATCATTTAAGTACAGATAAGATCGAAATTGATTCTATCAACTTTCGCGGTCCGGTTTTTAAAGATGTTGATAACCGACTGATGAGCCTGGAACTTGTCAAGGATGGTATTACAGATGCGGTGATGTTCTCCAAGGACGGAAACAATATTCTACCTGCAAATGCACTATATAAAAAGAACATTCTTACACTTAGAGGTAGTTTTCGTCCAGTAACCAATCTGAATCTAAATATGTACATGACCTCGCGGAAGCTGTTTCTGGAACAGGAAGAGGTCGATCCTGAAAATACGGTCACCATTTTTGAGATGACCCTGAACAATCTTAAAGCTGAAGGTGAAATAAACGAAAAAGATTTTCTGGATCGTGCAGATCTTCTATGTGCTTCGGGACAGACAGTAATGATCTCCAATTTTCAGGAATATTATAAAGTTGTGGAATATTTTGCGCAGCATACCAAGAAAGAACTGGGTCTGGCCATGGGTGCAGATAATCTCGTGGACATTTTCAATGAAAAATATTACCGACACCTAAGCGGTGGAATCCTGGAAGCCTTTGGTAAACTTTTCTTTAAAAGTCTGAAGGTATACCTCTACCCGATGCTTGATGAAAAAACTGGGGAAATCATCGATAGCTCGAATTTAAAAGTGCATCCAAGAATGCGAGAGCTCTATAATTTCTTTATAGACAATAACAAGGTAATCGATATTACCGAGTATGATAGAGATTCTCTAGAAATTCATCCTAGAAAAGTCTATGAAATGATACGGGAAGGTAATCCGCAATGGGAAGAAATGGTTCCAGGCCTTACCGCTAAAATGATCAAGGAGAAGAATTTATTCAGTAAAGAACGAGCATCAGAAAATGAAGCTTAG
- a CDS encoding VOC family protein, with protein MKKLLIILIAFLGYNCSAQTNNFSFNKDHDALLVKDLSRSAKFYSEVLGLEEIDNGGLAASIRWFQLKDSVQIHLIESEETPATHKGVHMNLNTSELDKFMKFLHEQNIPFENWPGISNTTNTRPDGVKQIYLQDPDGYWIEINDNQL; from the coding sequence ATGAAGAAACTTCTAATTATCCTGATTGCATTTCTGGGTTACAACTGCAGTGCTCAGACTAATAACTTCAGTTTTAACAAGGATCATGACGCATTGCTTGTAAAAGATCTCTCTCGCTCGGCAAAATTTTATTCCGAAGTATTAGGACTGGAAGAAATAGATAATGGAGGATTGGCTGCCAGTATCAGGTGGTTTCAGCTTAAAGATTCCGTACAGATTCATTTGATCGAGAGCGAGGAAACTCCTGCTACCCACAAAGGTGTACACATGAACTTAAATACTTCGGAATTGGATAAGTTCATGAAGTTTCTACACGAGCAGAATATTCCGTTTGAAAACTGGCCGGGCATAAGTAATACAACAAATACCCGCCCGGATGGAGTTAAGCAGATCTACCTGCAGGATCCAGACGGTTACTGGATCGAGATCAACGACAATCAGCTTTAA